The proteins below are encoded in one region of Tessaracoccus aquimaris:
- a CDS encoding HAD family hydrolase — protein sequence MDFTPRLVALDIDGTLVDGFGVMPPEVRAAVRRVVDEGVPVVLSTGRSWLATKTIFDELGLPPGWAVSSNGAMVVTYPPFEVHHETRFDPAPVVRRVAEIAPNARIAVQDGLDWRVSREFPPGELLGDVAIESIDELAARPVSRVIIRDPESTEEKFSELVAQLGLHEVAYFIGWSAWLDIAPQGVDKAHGLQIVCDALGIDRADVLALGDGRNDIEMLEWAGRGVAIGDAPDEVKAAADAVTGRFDALGTVDELDRWFGREASVAS from the coding sequence ATGGATTTCACGCCCCGTCTGGTTGCCCTCGATATTGACGGGACGCTGGTCGACGGCTTCGGCGTCATGCCCCCGGAGGTGCGCGCCGCCGTGCGCCGCGTCGTCGACGAGGGTGTGCCCGTGGTGCTGTCGACCGGCCGATCCTGGCTCGCCACGAAGACGATCTTCGACGAGTTGGGCCTGCCTCCCGGCTGGGCCGTTTCGTCGAACGGGGCGATGGTGGTCACCTACCCGCCGTTCGAGGTGCACCACGAAACGCGCTTCGACCCGGCGCCCGTGGTGCGTCGGGTCGCCGAGATCGCGCCCAACGCGCGGATCGCCGTCCAGGACGGGCTCGACTGGCGCGTCAGCCGCGAGTTCCCGCCCGGCGAACTGTTGGGCGACGTCGCCATCGAGTCGATCGACGAGTTGGCCGCCCGGCCCGTCTCGCGCGTCATCATCCGCGACCCGGAGTCGACGGAGGAGAAGTTCTCGGAGCTGGTCGCCCAGTTGGGGCTACACGAGGTCGCCTACTTCATCGGCTGGTCCGCCTGGCTCGACATCGCGCCGCAGGGCGTTGACAAGGCCCACGGCCTGCAGATCGTCTGCGACGCGCTCGGGATCGACCGCGCCGATGTGCTCGCGCTCGGCGACGGTCGCAACGACATCGAGATGCTGGAGTGGGCGGGCCGCGGGGTCGCGATCGGGGACGCTCCCGACGAGGTCAAGGCAGCGGCGGACGCGGTGACCGGTCGCTTCGACGCGCTCGGCACCGTCGACGAGTTGGACCGCTGGTTCGGCAGGGAGGCGTCGGTCGCCTCCTGA
- a CDS encoding ABC transporter permease, producing MTLPSQVEEFGLPRVGARPAFHTYLAEVWRRREFIVTMARFRMRAALEGNRLGMAWVVLRPILNAGIYGLIFGVLQGGNRPPDYPAYVVVGVFLFEFFQGCFNDGSKAISGNRSLVQSLAFPRMTLPLAATVERFLQFLIMLAVLIPILMIFGHFPRWDWLLMIPLVVLFTLFNAGVAMITARLTVHVSDLTQLLPFISRILFYTSGVLFAVDKILANHPVVLRIFDFYPLYQVLEIARHHLIGGSNYPSYYWAVLTVGALVVFLGGAVFFWRAEERYGRE from the coding sequence GTGACGTTGCCCTCCCAGGTAGAGGAGTTCGGCCTTCCCCGAGTCGGGGCACGGCCGGCGTTCCATACGTATCTGGCGGAGGTCTGGCGTCGCCGCGAGTTCATCGTGACGATGGCGCGCTTCCGGATGCGCGCAGCGTTGGAGGGCAACCGGCTCGGCATGGCCTGGGTCGTGCTGCGGCCGATTCTCAACGCGGGTATCTACGGTCTCATCTTCGGTGTTCTACAGGGGGGCAACCGGCCGCCGGACTATCCCGCCTACGTGGTCGTCGGGGTGTTCCTCTTCGAGTTCTTCCAGGGCTGTTTCAATGACGGCTCGAAGGCCATCAGCGGGAACCGGAGCCTCGTCCAGTCACTCGCCTTTCCACGGATGACGCTGCCCCTTGCGGCGACCGTAGAGCGCTTCCTGCAGTTCCTCATCATGCTGGCGGTGCTGATCCCCATCCTGATGATCTTCGGGCACTTCCCCCGGTGGGACTGGCTGCTCATGATCCCCCTCGTGGTGCTGTTCACGCTCTTCAACGCGGGCGTCGCGATGATCACTGCGCGGCTCACCGTGCACGTCTCGGACCTGACGCAACTGCTGCCGTTCATCAGTCGGATCCTGTTCTACACGTCGGGCGTGCTGTTCGCCGTCGACAAGATCCTGGCAAACCATCCCGTCGTGCTGCGGATCTTCGACTTCTACCCGCTCTACCAGGTGCTCGAGATCGCACGCCATCACCTGATCGGCGGCTCAAACTACCCCTCGTATTACTGGGCGGTGTTGACCGTCGGGGCGCTCGTGGTCTTCCTCGGCGGTGCCGTCTTCTTCTGGAGAGCAGAGGAGCGGTACGGACGTGAGTGA
- a CDS encoding ABC transporter ATP-binding protein, whose translation MSEVQTVEDPRVPVVVVDDLHVKYRVFASGKAAGGARSGLLNMTRGVREVHALKGVSFTAYENETIGVVGSNGSGKSTLMRALTGLTPPSGGAVYARSRPNLLGVGAALLPNLSGSRNIILGGLAMGFTRDEVDDLREDIAEFAELGDSLDLPMRTYSSGMQARLKFSIAAARSHDILIIDEALAVGDKGFRKRSEARIRELAGEAGTIFLVSHSMSSIRDTCDRTLWINKGVLQMDGPTDEVVTTYEASRQ comes from the coding sequence GTGAGTGAGGTGCAGACGGTGGAGGATCCCCGAGTGCCGGTCGTGGTCGTCGACGACCTGCACGTCAAGTACCGCGTGTTCGCCTCGGGTAAGGCGGCAGGTGGCGCACGCAGCGGCCTACTGAACATGACACGCGGCGTCAGGGAGGTGCACGCGCTCAAGGGCGTGTCCTTCACCGCGTACGAGAACGAGACCATCGGCGTCGTCGGCTCCAACGGTTCCGGCAAGTCGACCCTGATGCGGGCGCTCACGGGCCTGACGCCTCCGTCCGGTGGTGCCGTGTATGCGCGCTCCCGCCCGAACCTGCTGGGAGTGGGGGCGGCGCTGCTTCCCAACCTGTCTGGATCCCGCAACATCATCCTGGGAGGGCTAGCGATGGGGTTCACGCGCGACGAGGTCGACGACCTGCGCGAGGACATCGCCGAGTTCGCGGAACTGGGTGACTCGCTCGACCTGCCGATGCGGACGTACTCCTCCGGCATGCAGGCCCGCCTGAAGTTCTCCATCGCCGCAGCCCGCAGCCACGACATCCTGATCATCGACGAGGCGCTCGCGGTCGGCGACAAGGGCTTCCGGAAGCGCTCCGAGGCGCGCATCCGCGAACTGGCTGGCGAGGCCGGAACGATCTTCCTTGTGTCCCACTCGATGTCCTCGATCAGGGACACGTGTGACCGGACCCTGTGGATCAACAAGGGCGTACTCCAGATGGACGGACCGACTGACGAGGTCGTCACCACCTATGAGGCGTCGCGGCAATGA
- a CDS encoding CDP-alcohol phosphatidyltransferase family protein yields the protein MSAEPRAAAPTLGELRAVVQPDWVMARAAEHWTGTLYMRRLSIYLTWLLVRTRVSANGVTALMILAGGLAGPALLLPGLWGPVVAAVLAQLQMYLDCCDGEVARWRQTMSPRGVFLDQVGHYVAEGSIGLFLGVATALHVSEGTFDWWFAFLGALLMAGIWFNKSLNMMVTLARANSGLGQLPDHAAASRIASRSIMARLRAVAGFLPLHRMFHSIELTLVSLLVALVALAVPAVWPWYVLTLAVLIWIVSLGHFIAIWKSSRLEAQ from the coding sequence ATGAGCGCAGAGCCCCGCGCCGCTGCCCCAACCCTGGGCGAGTTGCGGGCCGTGGTCCAACCCGACTGGGTGATGGCCCGCGCGGCCGAACACTGGACGGGCACGCTCTACATGCGACGCCTCTCCATCTACCTGACCTGGCTTCTGGTGCGCACCCGCGTCAGCGCAAACGGCGTCACCGCCCTGATGATTCTGGCCGGCGGCCTCGCCGGCCCTGCGCTCCTGCTCCCCGGGCTGTGGGGCCCGGTCGTCGCGGCCGTGCTGGCGCAACTGCAGATGTATCTGGACTGTTGCGACGGTGAGGTGGCCCGCTGGCGGCAGACCATGAGCCCGCGGGGCGTCTTCCTCGACCAGGTCGGGCACTACGTCGCCGAAGGGTCGATCGGGCTCTTCCTCGGCGTCGCAACGGCGCTGCATGTCTCGGAGGGCACCTTCGACTGGTGGTTCGCGTTCCTCGGCGCGCTTCTGATGGCGGGCATCTGGTTCAACAAGTCGCTCAACATGATGGTGACCCTCGCGCGCGCCAACTCGGGCCTGGGCCAGTTGCCGGATCACGCCGCCGCAAGCAGGATCGCGTCCCGTTCGATCATGGCGAGGTTGCGCGCCGTCGCCGGATTCCTCCCGCTGCACCGGATGTTCCACTCCATCGAACTGACGCTGGTGAGCCTCCTGGTGGCGCTCGTCGCGCTCGCGGTCCCGGCCGTGTGGCCCTGGTATGTGCTGACGCTCGCCGTGCTGATCTGGATCGTCAGCCTGGGGCACTTCATCGCCATCTGGAAGTCGTCCAGGCTGGAGGCACAGTGA
- a CDS encoding glycosyltransferase family 2 protein yields the protein MSGPTKSVRYGVVVLTMGNRPRELGRALDSLMSQTGVEMDVVVVVNSDRTVETPHRVRVHGIGENIGIPAGRNVGAQLVAGDFIFFLDDDSWLPSVTFLADVAARMEADATLGMVQPRIIDPDRRGDEPTRWIPRLRKGRPGRSSEVFSVLETAIALPRETFDATGGWPSEFYYAHEGIELAWRVWDTGRRVEYQADLHVAHPVVHTGRHKEFHYMNARNRVWLARRCLHWPFSWAYVLVWTLRHMIRNLPEHEDQVWWNGWMDGWTDKPWDGPTRPRKLRWSTIVTMTLHGRPPLV from the coding sequence GTGAGCGGCCCCACCAAGTCCGTGAGATACGGCGTGGTGGTGTTGACGATGGGAAATCGACCACGGGAACTCGGCCGCGCCCTTGACTCGCTGATGAGCCAGACCGGCGTGGAGATGGACGTCGTTGTGGTGGTCAACAGCGACCGCACCGTCGAGACGCCGCACCGCGTCCGGGTCCATGGAATCGGCGAGAACATCGGCATCCCTGCCGGACGCAACGTGGGCGCGCAACTCGTGGCAGGCGACTTCATCTTCTTCCTCGACGACGACTCGTGGCTTCCGTCGGTCACCTTCCTCGCCGACGTGGCGGCCAGGATGGAGGCCGATGCGACACTCGGCATGGTGCAGCCTCGCATCATCGATCCTGACCGCAGGGGCGACGAGCCGACCCGCTGGATTCCCCGCCTGAGAAAGGGCAGACCCGGCCGAAGCAGCGAGGTCTTCTCCGTGCTCGAGACCGCGATCGCGCTGCCCCGCGAGACGTTCGACGCGACCGGTGGTTGGCCGTCGGAGTTCTACTACGCCCACGAGGGAATCGAGCTTGCCTGGCGCGTGTGGGACACCGGGAGACGCGTCGAGTACCAGGCCGACCTGCACGTGGCGCATCCCGTCGTCCACACCGGTCGACACAAGGAATTTCACTACATGAACGCCCGGAACCGCGTCTGGCTGGCGAGGAGATGCCTCCACTGGCCCTTCTCGTGGGCCTACGTCCTGGTGTGGACGCTTCGCCACATGATCCGGAACCTGCCTGAACACGAGGACCAGGTGTGGTGGAACGGCTGGATGGACGGTTGGACCGACAAGCCCTGGGACGGTCCCACGCGCCCCAGGAAACTGCGTTGGTCCACCATCGTGACGATGACCTTGCACGGCCGTCCTCCGCTGGTGTAG
- a CDS encoding bifunctional glycosyltransferase/CDP-glycerol:glycerophosphate glycerophosphotransferase, producing the protein MSQITDQSPDATTPTFTIVIPAYNADRWLREAVDSVLYQTIGQEDIQLILVNDGSTDRTAAIIDEYAGSDPNVVLAIHQPNGGVSAAMNVGIEHAAGEYIGFLGADDYLSTRTLELVADFYEEHGSEVDLVSIPLEMFGTKKGPHPGNGERFDSTRVIDCTSEWNKVHIAGGGAFIRRAALDEYGIRFDPELFIGEDLVFNTRVIMRRLRYGVVADARYYNRRHPTGVSLVTSASLTSGFYDHIVEHMHFALVDEALGLYGQVPLYVQSAICYDLRGRVKDQGAAKQETALIDSYRKRISDLLAHIAPEVILDMNLWREEKAFLLSLKSGDDALQTMPRRGATFLANGEPFYSFGTRPSGVNRPVECRMHFFEVDGDQLTITGHFTGLPFTSARPAFVVNGVLHETQDGPNPVPQRQSMGRPVPPPGFSFSFTTAIENNQTIEPVIILAADEDNGELVCKVPWLPGPFTWFCGGSGTRFYRHDTDWEFFGVSRTALRIKRPGALGTIKRELAFFTKAKLKGAPWSALRLRAYGLTHRRIRRLLGSRPTWLIQDRKLEAGDNGEALFRYANASRQDGPRVALSLSRDSAAYGDLRRVGPIVEPDSDQFARAYVRSSWMASSAGDALVINPLPKIMRIINDLRPRRFAFLQHGVTLHDVSGWLNRIDKGFELFVTSAEAEREAIATPSYGYTDEHVCLTGMPRFDRLVSNPAGVIVVAPTWRKWLASPIDTKTLRRKPFPAFNQSLYFRFWDTLIHHRRVTEALQESGMRIALALHPCHEAEASAFAETDTVTVLDYPHDYSNLFEIGNVLVTDYSSVAFDFGYLRKPVLYAQPDAEQYLGGAHTGRESYFSYERDGFGPIASSLGEAVDALVALIESKGELPELYRSRADEFFAFDDRGSSQRVYDSMLERFSD; encoded by the coding sequence ATGTCGCAGATCACGGACCAATCTCCAGACGCGACGACTCCCACGTTTACGATTGTCATCCCCGCGTATAACGCCGACCGATGGCTGCGCGAGGCAGTGGACTCCGTTCTGTACCAGACCATCGGCCAAGAAGACATCCAACTAATTCTTGTGAATGACGGCTCCACGGATAGAACCGCAGCCATCATCGATGAGTACGCCGGCTCCGACCCAAATGTCGTCCTCGCAATTCATCAACCCAACGGCGGCGTGAGTGCCGCAATGAACGTTGGCATTGAACACGCGGCAGGCGAGTACATTGGATTCCTCGGCGCAGACGACTATTTGTCAACAAGGACTCTCGAACTCGTCGCGGACTTCTATGAAGAGCACGGCTCTGAAGTTGACCTTGTGTCGATCCCACTGGAGATGTTCGGCACAAAGAAGGGCCCTCATCCTGGAAATGGGGAACGCTTCGACTCGACTCGCGTCATCGACTGCACGAGTGAATGGAATAAGGTTCATATCGCTGGCGGCGGCGCATTCATCCGTCGTGCAGCGCTGGACGAGTACGGCATCAGGTTCGATCCCGAACTCTTCATCGGCGAGGATCTCGTATTCAACACACGCGTGATCATGCGGAGGCTACGGTACGGAGTAGTCGCAGACGCCCGCTACTACAACCGCCGTCATCCCACTGGCGTCTCATTGGTCACCAGCGCAAGCCTGACTTCCGGCTTCTACGATCACATCGTTGAGCATATGCATTTCGCGCTGGTGGACGAAGCCCTCGGGCTCTACGGCCAGGTCCCCCTTTACGTTCAGTCGGCGATTTGCTATGACCTCCGGGGTCGCGTCAAGGATCAAGGCGCCGCCAAACAGGAGACGGCGCTGATTGATTCCTACCGGAAACGGATCTCAGATCTACTAGCTCACATTGCTCCAGAAGTCATCCTTGACATGAATCTCTGGCGCGAAGAGAAGGCGTTCCTGCTCAGCCTCAAGTCAGGGGACGATGCTCTCCAGACGATGCCGCGCAGGGGTGCCACCTTCTTGGCCAATGGTGAGCCCTTTTACTCTTTTGGTACTCGACCTTCTGGGGTCAACAGACCAGTTGAATGCAGGATGCATTTCTTCGAGGTGGACGGAGACCAGCTCACGATCACGGGCCACTTCACCGGTCTCCCCTTCACCAGCGCCCGACCCGCCTTCGTCGTGAACGGGGTCTTGCACGAGACGCAGGATGGACCCAACCCGGTCCCACAGAGACAGTCCATGGGACGTCCTGTTCCGCCGCCAGGCTTCAGCTTCTCCTTCACGACCGCAATTGAGAACAATCAGACAATTGAACCAGTAATCATCCTCGCCGCGGACGAGGACAACGGGGAGCTCGTCTGTAAGGTGCCTTGGCTCCCTGGCCCATTCACTTGGTTTTGCGGAGGATCCGGCACGCGGTTCTATCGCCATGACACGGATTGGGAGTTCTTCGGGGTCTCCCGAACCGCATTGCGCATCAAGAGGCCGGGCGCACTTGGCACCATCAAGCGTGAACTGGCGTTCTTCACAAAGGCCAAGCTGAAGGGTGCGCCGTGGAGCGCGCTCCGCCTGCGGGCTTACGGGTTGACCCATCGCCGGATCCGTCGGCTACTCGGTTCCAGACCGACTTGGCTAATCCAGGACAGAAAGCTTGAAGCCGGCGACAACGGTGAGGCCCTCTTTCGGTATGCGAACGCATCGAGGCAGGACGGTCCCAGGGTGGCACTCTCCCTGAGCAGAGACTCTGCCGCCTACGGTGATCTGCGTCGGGTTGGCCCCATCGTCGAGCCTGATTCAGACCAGTTCGCTCGAGCCTACGTGCGTTCCTCTTGGATGGCATCGTCAGCTGGTGACGCATTGGTTATCAATCCTCTGCCGAAGATCATGCGCATCATCAATGATCTTCGCCCTCGCCGTTTTGCTTTTCTGCAGCATGGGGTTACCTTGCACGACGTAAGCGGCTGGCTAAATCGTATCGACAAGGGTTTCGAACTGTTCGTGACCTCCGCTGAGGCCGAGCGAGAAGCAATTGCTACGCCCTCATACGGATATACGGACGAACATGTTTGTCTGACAGGAATGCCACGGTTCGACCGACTGGTCAGCAACCCGGCAGGGGTCATCGTCGTGGCGCCGACTTGGCGTAAGTGGCTGGCTTCCCCGATCGACACCAAGACGCTCCGCCGAAAGCCGTTCCCTGCCTTCAATCAAAGCCTCTACTTCAGGTTTTGGGATACCCTAATTCATCACAGACGCGTGACGGAAGCACTCCAGGAGTCTGGCATGCGCATCGCTCTGGCGTTGCACCCATGTCACGAAGCCGAGGCGTCTGCATTCGCCGAGACAGACACAGTGACGGTTCTGGACTACCCGCATGACTACTCCAACCTATTTGAGATCGGCAACGTGCTTGTCACAGACTACTCGAGCGTCGCGTTCGACTTCGGCTACCTACGGAAACCTGTTCTATATGCCCAACCGGACGCCGAGCAGTACCTTGGTGGCGCACACACGGGACGAGAGAGCTACTTCTCTTACGAGCGTGACGGGTTCGGCCCAATTGCCTCTAGTCTTGGGGAAGCCGTGGATGCCCTCGTCGCCCTGATTGAGTCGAAGGGAGAACTGCCCGAGCTTTACCGCAGTCGTGCCGACGAGTTCTTCGCCTTTGACGACCGTGGCTCATCGCAGCGAGTATACGACTCGATGCTTGAGCGGTTTTCTGACTAG